In a single window of the Arthrobacter zhangbolii genome:
- a CDS encoding glutamate-5-semialdehyde dehydrogenase: MTSVNTSEVNTANLETPTAGSSADTGLPESGDTGVEAQVNALADRSRSAARYLARANRAWKDRALVRIARTVEEKQEAILAANAKDVAAGRENGTSQALLDRLSLTPERITALVGALENLAGLPDPVGSVARGQTLPNGLRLRQVHVPMGVVAAIYEARPNVTLDIAGLALKSGNAVILRGGSAAAATNGVLVDIIRDALEAEGLPADAVQSVDRFGREGANILMKARGRVDVLIPRGGRSLIQSVVTNATVPVIETGEGNVHIYLDRSAPVEMAVDILLNAKTQRPSVCNTVETLLIHQDAPAAADVLAALAGAGVRLHADPRAMALLPAGVTAEPADDGDWGREYMDMDLAVAVVGTMDEAVEHIRRWTTGHTEAIITNDLANAERFIADIDSAAVIVNASTRFTDGGELGLGAEVGISTQKMHARGPMGLKELTTTKWIIQGDGHTRA, encoded by the coding sequence ATGACTTCCGTGAACACATCTGAAGTGAACACAGCGAACCTGGAAACGCCGACCGCCGGCAGCAGCGCGGATACCGGCCTTCCGGAATCCGGTGACACCGGCGTCGAGGCACAGGTAAATGCCCTGGCCGACAGGTCACGCAGCGCGGCCAGGTACCTGGCCCGTGCCAACCGGGCCTGGAAGGACCGTGCCCTGGTGCGGATCGCCCGGACCGTGGAGGAAAAGCAGGAAGCCATCCTGGCAGCCAACGCCAAGGATGTTGCCGCGGGCCGGGAGAACGGCACCTCCCAGGCGCTGCTGGACCGGCTGTCGCTCACCCCGGAACGGATCACGGCGCTGGTTGGCGCCTTGGAGAACCTTGCCGGGCTGCCGGATCCCGTGGGGTCCGTGGCCCGCGGGCAGACCCTGCCCAACGGCCTGAGGCTGCGCCAGGTGCACGTGCCCATGGGCGTGGTGGCCGCCATCTACGAGGCACGCCCCAACGTCACCCTGGACATTGCCGGACTCGCGCTAAAGAGCGGCAACGCCGTGATTCTTCGCGGCGGCTCTGCTGCAGCTGCGACAAACGGCGTGCTCGTGGACATTATCCGCGACGCACTCGAGGCCGAGGGACTGCCCGCGGACGCGGTACAGAGCGTTGACCGGTTCGGCCGTGAGGGAGCGAACATCCTGATGAAGGCCCGCGGGCGGGTGGATGTACTGATCCCGCGCGGCGGGCGGTCACTGATCCAGTCAGTGGTCACCAACGCCACGGTCCCCGTGATCGAAACAGGGGAGGGCAACGTCCACATCTACCTGGACCGCAGCGCGCCGGTGGAGATGGCCGTGGACATCCTCCTCAACGCCAAAACGCAGCGGCCCAGCGTCTGCAACACGGTCGAAACCCTGCTCATCCACCAGGACGCCCCGGCAGCGGCCGATGTGCTGGCCGCACTGGCCGGGGCCGGGGTGCGCCTCCATGCCGATCCGCGCGCCATGGCACTGCTGCCGGCGGGAGTCACCGCCGAGCCTGCCGACGACGGCGACTGGGGGCGCGAATACATGGATATGGACCTGGCCGTGGCCGTGGTCGGGACCATGGACGAGGCAGTGGAACACATCCGCCGGTGGACCACGGGACACACTGAGGCCATCATCACCAATGACCTGGCCAACGCGGAACGGTTCATCGCCGATATTGACTCGGCCGCCGTCATCGTCAACGCCTCCACACGCTTCACCGACGGCGGTGAACTGGGCCTGGGCGCGGAGGTAGGCATCTCCACGCAGAAGATGCACGCGCGCGGACCCATGGGGCTGAAGGAGCTCACCACCACGAAATGGATCATCCAGGGCGACGGGCACACCCGCGCCTGA
- the nadD gene encoding nicotinate-nucleotide adenylyltransferase yields the protein MGEPQSTDRNGTPRVRLGVMGGTFDPIHHGHLVAASEVASMFNLDEVVFVPTGEPWHKPAAQQVSPAEHRYLMTVVATASNPRFTVSRVDIDRPGPTYTIDTLRDLKAARPDAELFFITGADAMAQILSWKDIQELWSLAHFVGVTRPGHVLEDVGREDVSLMEVPAMAISSTDCRRRVAEGKPVWYLVPDGVVQYIAKHRLYAPAGQAANHVETKTEPVA from the coding sequence ATGGGTGAACCGCAGAGCACCGATAGGAACGGTACACCCAGGGTTCGCCTGGGCGTGATGGGTGGAACCTTTGACCCGATCCATCACGGCCACCTGGTAGCGGCCAGCGAAGTGGCGTCCATGTTCAACTTGGACGAAGTCGTTTTTGTGCCCACGGGCGAACCGTGGCACAAGCCGGCCGCCCAGCAGGTCAGCCCTGCTGAGCACCGGTACCTTATGACCGTGGTAGCCACCGCCTCCAATCCCCGCTTCACGGTCAGCCGGGTGGACATCGACAGGCCCGGCCCCACCTACACAATCGATACGCTGCGTGACTTAAAGGCGGCCCGGCCGGATGCCGAACTGTTCTTTATCACCGGTGCCGATGCCATGGCCCAGATCCTGTCCTGGAAGGACATCCAGGAACTGTGGTCCCTGGCGCATTTTGTAGGCGTGACCCGTCCCGGGCATGTGCTTGAAGACGTCGGCCGCGAGGATGTCTCGCTGATGGAGGTGCCGGCCATGGCCATCTCCTCCACGGACTGCCGACGGCGGGTGGCTGAGGGGAAGCCGGTCTGGTACCTGGTACCGGACGGCGTGGTTCAGTACATAGCTAAGCACCGCCTCTATGCCCCCGCCGGCCAGGCGGCAAACCACGTGGAAACCAAAACAGAACCAGTAGCGTAA
- the obgE gene encoding GTPase ObgE, which translates to MASFVDRVVLHVSGGTGGHGCVSVKREKFKPLGGPDGGNGGDGGDVILRVDGQTTTLLDYHHAPHRHATNGGNGMGDWRAGKTGETLVLSVPDGTVVKSKDGEVLADLVGQGAEYIAAAGGQGGLGNSSLSSQKRKAPGFALLGIPGEERDIVLELKSIADIALVGFPSAGKSSLIAAMSAARPKIADYPFTTLIPNLGVVQSGDVRFTVADVPGLIEGASEGKGLGHNFLRHVERCAALVHVLDCAALETDRDPIGDLEIIEQELEKYEVDMSYAGADGDVVPLNRRPRLVALNKVDVPDGRDMAEFVRPELEERGYRVFEVSAASHEGLRELGFAMAAIVQEARDSVEQAPPRVQPPVLKPRSVNGKGGFSIRREERNLEPLFRVLGEKPVRWVQQTDFTNDEAVGYLADRLAKLGVEERLFKEGAKPGDAVVIGEGDGVVFDWEPTMIGGAELLAASPRGSDIRIEEFSRPTREEKREDHQKRRDARAAAREELENERRAGIWTESVNYKHSSRPADTEGNEAD; encoded by the coding sequence ATGGCCAGTTTTGTAGACCGCGTAGTGCTGCATGTTTCGGGCGGTACAGGCGGCCATGGTTGCGTGTCCGTCAAGCGTGAGAAGTTCAAGCCCCTCGGCGGACCCGACGGCGGCAACGGCGGCGACGGCGGCGACGTCATCCTGCGCGTGGACGGCCAGACCACTACGCTGCTCGACTACCACCACGCTCCGCACCGCCACGCCACCAACGGCGGCAACGGTATGGGTGACTGGCGTGCAGGCAAGACCGGCGAAACCCTCGTGCTCTCGGTTCCGGACGGCACCGTGGTGAAGAGCAAGGACGGCGAAGTCCTCGCGGACCTGGTTGGCCAGGGCGCCGAGTACATTGCCGCTGCCGGCGGCCAGGGCGGCCTGGGCAACTCGTCCCTGTCCTCGCAGAAGCGCAAGGCTCCCGGCTTCGCCCTCCTGGGCATCCCGGGGGAGGAGCGGGACATTGTCCTGGAGCTGAAGTCCATTGCCGACATTGCTCTGGTCGGCTTCCCGTCAGCCGGTAAGTCCTCGCTGATTGCGGCGATGTCAGCGGCACGCCCCAAGATTGCGGACTACCCCTTCACCACCCTGATCCCGAACCTGGGTGTGGTGCAGTCCGGCGATGTCCGCTTCACCGTGGCCGACGTGCCCGGGCTGATCGAGGGCGCGTCCGAGGGCAAGGGCCTGGGGCACAACTTCCTGCGGCACGTGGAACGCTGTGCGGCACTGGTGCACGTGTTGGACTGCGCCGCACTGGAAACCGACCGGGATCCGATCGGTGACCTTGAAATCATCGAGCAGGAACTCGAGAAGTACGAAGTGGACATGAGCTACGCGGGCGCTGACGGCGACGTCGTACCGCTGAACCGCCGTCCGCGCCTGGTCGCGCTGAATAAGGTGGATGTGCCGGACGGCCGCGACATGGCCGAATTCGTGCGCCCCGAACTGGAAGAGCGCGGTTACCGCGTGTTTGAAGTATCCGCAGCCAGCCACGAAGGCCTGCGCGAGCTCGGTTTCGCCATGGCCGCGATTGTGCAGGAAGCCCGCGACTCGGTCGAGCAGGCTCCGCCGCGCGTCCAGCCGCCGGTCCTGAAGCCGCGATCGGTCAACGGCAAGGGCGGATTCAGCATCCGCCGCGAGGAGCGGAACCTGGAGCCCCTCTTTCGTGTCCTCGGTGAAAAGCCGGTCCGCTGGGTGCAGCAGACCGACTTCACCAACGACGAGGCCGTGGGCTACCTGGCAGACCGCCTGGCCAAGCTCGGGGTGGAGGAACGGCTGTTCAAGGAAGGCGCCAAGCCCGGCGACGCCGTAGTGATTGGCGAGGGCGACGGCGTGGTCTTTGACTGGGAGCCGACGATGATCGGCGGCGCGGAACTGCTCGCAGCCTCGCCGCGTGGCAGCGATATCCGCATTGAGGAATTCTCCCGCCCCACCCGCGAGGAGAAGCGCGAAGACCACCAGAAGCGCAGGGATGCCCGGGCTGCTGCCCGCGAGGAGCTGGAAAACGAGCGCCGGGCCGGTATCTGGACGGAATCGGTCAACTACAAGCACTCGTCCCGGCCGGCCGACACCGAGGGTAATGAAGCGGACTAA
- the rsfS gene encoding ribosome silencing factor has protein sequence MSATESSIAIARAAAKAASAKIADDIVAIDVSERLAITDVFLIASASNERQVNSIVDGIEEELSKMDLKPVRREGRSEGRWVLLDYATVVVHVQHEEDRVFYALERLWKDCPAVDLQLEDAPAGGE, from the coding sequence TTGAGCGCCACCGAATCATCCATCGCCATTGCACGGGCGGCGGCCAAAGCGGCGTCTGCCAAGATTGCCGATGACATTGTTGCTATCGACGTCAGTGAACGGCTTGCCATCACCGACGTTTTCCTCATCGCCTCAGCCTCGAACGAACGCCAGGTCAACTCCATCGTTGACGGCATCGAAGAGGAACTGTCCAAGATGGACCTCAAGCCGGTCCGCCGCGAAGGACGCAGCGAGGGCCGCTGGGTGCTCCTGGACTACGCAACTGTTGTAGTGCACGTCCAGCATGAGGAGGACCGGGTGTTTTACGCACTGGAGCGCCTGTGGAAGGACTGCCCGGCGGTTGACCTTCAGCTGGAAGACGCCCCTGCGGGCGGCGAGTAA
- a CDS encoding lysoplasmalogenase has translation MPAHDRTPSLPRRWWWGFVPFIALSVIHVGARFAGAADIADPTKLTLMPLLAVGAVWAFRGAGPRTGRSLAVPAVLLLAALLFSWFGDGAATLFPFAPELPVMLASFGIAHICYIWLMTRHIADRPFPRWALVFPLWWIAMLVALWPALGSLAPAVAAYGIVLAGTAATAARCGKAVASGGLLFLASDTILSFRIFMPEAMPDWTSGMVMLTYCAGQGLLVAGIALHRTSPRTAEGKQAGLAARPARPLAS, from the coding sequence ATGCCCGCCCATGATCGGACCCCTTCCCTCCCCCGGAGATGGTGGTGGGGCTTCGTGCCCTTTATTGCGCTCTCCGTGATCCATGTGGGTGCCAGGTTCGCCGGTGCTGCCGACATAGCGGATCCGACAAAGCTGACCCTGATGCCGCTGCTGGCGGTCGGCGCAGTCTGGGCATTCCGGGGAGCCGGTCCCCGGACCGGGCGCTCCCTCGCGGTGCCGGCAGTGCTGCTGCTGGCAGCCCTGCTGTTCTCCTGGTTCGGTGACGGGGCAGCAACCCTGTTTCCCTTTGCACCGGAACTGCCGGTAATGCTGGCATCCTTCGGGATCGCCCATATCTGCTACATCTGGCTCATGACCCGACACATCGCGGACCGGCCCTTTCCCCGCTGGGCACTGGTATTTCCACTGTGGTGGATAGCCATGCTGGTGGCGCTGTGGCCGGCCCTCGGCTCCCTCGCCCCGGCGGTGGCAGCGTACGGAATTGTGCTGGCCGGAACGGCGGCGACGGCGGCCCGCTGCGGCAAGGCAGTGGCTTCGGGCGGCCTGCTGTTCCTCGCCTCGGACACCATCCTCTCCTTCCGGATCTTTATGCCGGAGGCCATGCCGGACTGGACAAGCGGCATGGTGATGCTGACGTACTGCGCCGGGCAGGGCCTGCTCGTAGCGGGAATTGCACTGCACCGTACTTCGCCCCGCACCGCGGAGGGGAAGCAGGCCGGTCTGGCAGCGCGGCCGGCGAGGCCGCTGGCATCCTAA
- the pnuC gene encoding nicotinamide riboside transporter PnuC has translation MTINKDVDAMDAILDWMNAPAADLLGAPVSWIEVIGFVTGAACVYGVARQRAWNWPIGIINNVAFMILFFGAGLYGETLLQAVFAAVSVYGWYNWVRGARETNSTGDLPIRDAGPRELACGVGAVALATVAIAMILTHGTDSEVPWPDAFVLAASLLATYGQARKIFQHWYAWIVIDLVSIPLYFSRGLNLTAILYMGFLALCIYGLVDWKRTRNAAAPAAAAGKVPA, from the coding sequence GTGACAATAAATAAGGACGTGGACGCCATGGACGCAATACTGGACTGGATGAATGCCCCGGCAGCAGATCTGCTCGGAGCGCCCGTCAGCTGGATAGAAGTTATCGGGTTTGTTACCGGTGCGGCCTGTGTCTACGGCGTCGCCCGGCAGCGGGCATGGAACTGGCCAATCGGCATCATCAACAACGTAGCCTTTATGATCCTGTTCTTCGGGGCCGGCCTCTACGGGGAGACCCTGCTGCAGGCTGTGTTCGCAGCCGTCTCCGTATATGGGTGGTACAACTGGGTCCGCGGAGCCAGGGAGACCAACTCCACCGGGGACCTGCCGATCCGGGACGCAGGCCCCAGGGAGCTTGCGTGCGGGGTGGGGGCCGTAGCCCTGGCCACGGTGGCCATAGCCATGATCCTCACCCATGGAACCGACTCCGAGGTTCCCTGGCCTGATGCCTTTGTCCTTGCCGCATCGCTCCTGGCCACCTACGGACAGGCCCGGAAGATTTTCCAGCACTGGTACGCCTGGATTGTCATTGATCTGGTCAGCATTCCGCTGTACTTCTCCCGGGGCCTGAACCTCACCGCAATCCTGTACATGGGATTCCTGGCCCTCTGTATCTACGGGCTCGTTGATTGGAAGCGCACACGCAATGCTGCGGCCCCCGCCGCCGCGGCAGGAAAGGTCCCGGCATGA
- a CDS encoding NUDIX hydrolase has protein sequence MSDDEYRFLRDYDPRAYPSVALAADLVVFAVSAGTLYTAMVRRRDRPWEGALALPGGFVGPEEDALEAAWRVLREKTGLELGEHRAHVEQLATFSSPRRDPRMRVVSVAHLALLETDGRALPVLSAGTGTATAQWMPAYDVLANEKPAFDHRDILTAAVERLAGKIEYTLTGAKLLPEEFTLNQLRRVYQAVWNVPRLDPGNFTRKMAGALHDTGRKAGRAKGAPATVYTVADEHLSPPLVRPARRD, from the coding sequence ATGTCTGACGATGAATACCGCTTCCTCAGGGACTATGACCCGCGGGCCTACCCGTCGGTTGCCCTGGCAGCGGACCTGGTGGTTTTCGCCGTCTCGGCCGGAACGCTGTACACGGCAATGGTGCGCCGCCGCGACCGGCCCTGGGAGGGGGCCCTGGCCCTGCCCGGTGGCTTTGTGGGACCGGAGGAGGACGCCCTCGAGGCAGCCTGGCGTGTGCTGCGGGAAAAGACCGGCCTGGAGCTGGGGGAGCACCGCGCCCACGTTGAGCAGCTCGCGACCTTCAGCTCCCCCCGGCGGGACCCGCGCATGCGCGTGGTATCTGTGGCGCACCTGGCGCTGCTGGAAACCGACGGCAGGGCACTGCCGGTCCTGAGCGCCGGCACAGGGACCGCAACGGCGCAGTGGATGCCGGCGTACGACGTCCTGGCCAATGAGAAGCCGGCCTTCGACCACCGGGACATCCTCACGGCTGCCGTTGAACGGCTCGCGGGCAAAATCGAGTACACACTTACCGGTGCAAAGCTGCTCCCGGAGGAATTCACGCTGAATCAGCTGCGCCGTGTCTATCAGGCCGTGTGGAACGTTCCCCGGCTTGATCCCGGGAACTTCACCCGGAAAATGGCGGGCGCGCTGCACGATACGGGCCGTAAGGCCGGCCGGGCCAAGGGTGCACCGGCCACCGTCTACACGGTTGCGGACGAGCACCTGAGCCCGCCCCTGGTCCGGCCCGCACGAAGGGACTAG
- a CDS encoding histidine phosphatase family protein yields the protein MSAPAPWDPGSASRRLVFWRHGRTEWNRVGRFQGQQDIALDAGGERQAAHAAQVLRHLQPDAIISSDLGRALNTALALAAHTAPAVVQDKRLRETYAGQWEGKTFAQIAEQDAAMLAAWSAGVGSVRAGGGETRVDVGMRVAEAVNEAVQDVPAGGTLVAVSHGGAIRAGICALLGLPTESWAVISGVSNCHWSVLQETPDRHGRPAWHLTQHNVGLDSLPTGPVEG from the coding sequence ATGAGTGCCCCTGCCCCCTGGGATCCCGGGTCCGCTTCCCGCCGGCTGGTGTTCTGGCGGCACGGGCGTACCGAGTGGAACCGGGTGGGACGGTTCCAGGGCCAGCAGGACATTGCCCTGGACGCGGGCGGTGAAAGGCAGGCGGCCCACGCCGCGCAGGTGCTGCGCCATCTGCAGCCCGATGCCATCATCTCCTCCGACCTGGGACGTGCCCTGAACACGGCCCTGGCCCTGGCCGCGCATACGGCACCGGCGGTAGTTCAGGACAAACGGCTGCGGGAGACCTACGCCGGGCAGTGGGAAGGGAAAACCTTCGCCCAAATAGCCGAGCAGGACGCTGCGATGCTGGCAGCTTGGTCTGCCGGTGTCGGCAGCGTCCGCGCCGGCGGCGGCGAAACACGTGTCGACGTCGGCATGCGCGTTGCAGAAGCGGTGAACGAGGCCGTGCAGGACGTGCCGGCCGGTGGAACCCTGGTGGCCGTGAGCCACGGGGGAGCGATCCGCGCGGGGATCTGTGCCCTGCTCGGGCTGCCCACTGAATCCTGGGCAGTCATCTCCGGTGTCTCCAACTGTCACTGGTCAGTGCTGCAGGAAACCCCGGACCGGCATGGCCGTCCGGCCTGGCATCTGACCCAGCACAACGTGGGCCTGGACTCCCTCCCCACCGGACCGGTAGAGGGCTGA
- a CDS encoding NUDIX domain-containing protein yields MSTGPSAPGGAGRPPRDSGDAWTTAPDGRRYWGRFGAAGLLAFDPQRGILLQHRAGWSHHGGTWALPGGARHRNESAQAAALREAAEEAGVPQASIRPRMMSVLDLGVWTYSTLLGDVVQAFEPVISDPESLALEWVPVGEVESFPLHPAFARSWPRLAALLQIRPVVVVDAANVIGSVPDGWWKDRAGAAARLLAAVGDLQARGMPGPVLDLPEGLWFPGFVVVVEGAARAVAEPEPPLRLVRADGSGDDAVALLANQLAGSGHRVTVATSDRELAERSRRAGASVMSAGLFRERLGY; encoded by the coding sequence ATGAGTACTGGACCTTCTGCGCCGGGCGGAGCGGGCCGGCCGCCGCGCGATTCAGGAGACGCCTGGACGACGGCGCCGGATGGCCGGCGTTACTGGGGCCGGTTCGGTGCGGCGGGGCTCCTCGCTTTTGATCCGCAGCGCGGAATCCTGCTCCAGCACCGGGCGGGCTGGAGCCACCACGGCGGGACCTGGGCGCTGCCCGGGGGAGCCAGGCACCGGAATGAATCGGCGCAGGCCGCTGCCCTGCGTGAAGCCGCGGAGGAGGCAGGGGTACCGCAGGCGTCGATCCGTCCGCGGATGATGAGCGTCCTGGACCTTGGTGTCTGGACGTATTCCACCCTGCTGGGGGACGTGGTGCAGGCCTTCGAGCCGGTCATCAGCGATCCCGAGAGCCTGGCGCTGGAGTGGGTGCCGGTGGGGGAGGTGGAGTCCTTCCCCCTGCACCCTGCGTTCGCGCGCTCCTGGCCGCGTCTTGCCGCACTGCTCCAGATCCGGCCGGTGGTAGTGGTGGACGCAGCCAACGTTATCGGCTCCGTCCCTGACGGATGGTGGAAAGACCGTGCAGGTGCCGCTGCCCGGCTGCTGGCCGCGGTCGGGGACCTGCAAGCGCGCGGGATGCCGGGTCCGGTGCTTGATCTGCCGGAAGGGCTCTGGTTTCCCGGGTTCGTGGTTGTTGTGGAAGGGGCGGCCCGCGCGGTCGCCGAACCGGAACCGCCGCTCCGCCTGGTCCGGGCGGACGGATCCGGGGACGACGCCGTCGCCCTCCTGGCCAATCAGCTGGCCGGGAGCGGACACCGTGTCACGGTGGCCACCAGTGACCGGGAACTGGCCGAACGCAGCCGCCGGGCGGGCGCTTCGGTCATGAGTGCCGGTCTGTTCCGTGAACGGCTTGGGTATTAG
- the proB gene encoding glutamate 5-kinase yields MSEHTEFAAPARRALTSRSGLARARRIVVKVGSSSLTSVVGGISDTALRSLADVLSARHAQGTEIILVSSGAISAGLAPLGLSKRPTQLSSQQAAASVGQGLLMARYTAAFGEHGVTVSQVLLTIEDLMRRAHHANAHRAMERLLNFGVLPIVNENDAVASHEIRFGDNDRLAALVAHLVKADALILLSDVDALYDGPPAEGARRIPEVTGPRDLADVRIGRVGKAGVGTGGMATKVEAATIAAESGIPALVTSTANAAAALAGEDVGTWFTTRGRRQSIRLLWLAHLARIQGTLVLDDGAARAVGDRHRSLLAAGIVAVKGSFEPGDAVALQDAAGRVIAHGLTNYGSDELPSMLGRSTRELSRELGRGYERAVVHVNDLVLLRQQQAPAPETDAGTGPTLGE; encoded by the coding sequence ATGAGTGAACACACCGAATTCGCCGCTCCTGCCCGCCGTGCGCTTACCTCCCGGTCCGGACTGGCACGTGCCCGCCGCATTGTCGTCAAGGTCGGCTCTTCCTCCCTGACCTCCGTGGTGGGGGGAATCTCCGATACGGCGCTGCGTTCCCTGGCCGATGTGCTCTCCGCCCGGCACGCCCAGGGAACGGAGATTATCCTCGTCTCGTCCGGGGCCATCAGTGCCGGACTGGCCCCGCTGGGGCTGAGCAAACGCCCCACCCAGCTGTCCTCCCAGCAGGCTGCCGCCAGCGTGGGCCAGGGACTGCTGATGGCCCGCTACACCGCAGCTTTCGGCGAGCATGGTGTCACCGTAAGCCAGGTGCTGCTCACCATCGAGGACCTGATGCGCCGTGCCCACCATGCCAACGCCCACCGGGCCATGGAGCGGCTGCTGAACTTCGGCGTGCTGCCCATTGTCAACGAAAACGACGCGGTTGCCAGCCACGAAATCCGGTTCGGCGATAATGACCGGCTCGCCGCCCTCGTGGCTCACCTGGTCAAGGCCGATGCCCTTATCCTGCTTTCCGACGTCGACGCACTCTATGACGGCCCGCCTGCCGAAGGTGCCCGCCGCATTCCCGAAGTGACCGGTCCCAGGGACCTTGCCGATGTCCGCATTGGCCGCGTGGGCAAGGCCGGCGTGGGAACCGGCGGCATGGCCACCAAGGTCGAAGCCGCAACCATTGCCGCGGAGTCGGGCATCCCGGCGCTCGTCACGTCCACGGCCAACGCCGCCGCTGCCCTGGCCGGAGAGGACGTGGGCACCTGGTTCACCACCCGCGGCCGCCGCCAGTCCATCCGGCTGCTGTGGCTGGCCCACCTCGCCCGGATCCAGGGAACCCTGGTGCTGGACGACGGCGCCGCCCGGGCCGTGGGGGACCGGCACCGCTCACTGCTCGCCGCCGGAATTGTTGCCGTCAAGGGCTCCTTTGAGCCCGGTGACGCGGTGGCCCTGCAGGACGCCGCGGGACGCGTGATCGCCCACGGGCTGACCAACTACGGATCGGACGAGCTGCCTTCCATGCTGGGCCGGTCCACCCGGGAGCTCTCCCGCGAGTTGGGACGCGGCTACGAGCGCGCCGTAGTACACGTCAACGACCTCGTTCTGCTGCGCCAGCAGCAGGCACCGGCCCCCGAGACGGACGCCGGTACTGGACCTACACTGGGGGAATGA
- the rpmA gene encoding 50S ribosomal protein L27: protein MAHKKGASSTRNGRDSNAQYLGVKRFGGQVVKAGEIIVRQRGTHFHPGEGVGRGGDDTLFALEAGAVEFGSRRGRRVVNIVAAAAAE, encoded by the coding sequence ATGGCACATAAGAAAGGTGCGAGTTCCACTCGCAACGGTCGCGACTCCAACGCCCAGTACCTCGGCGTAAAGCGTTTCGGCGGCCAGGTTGTCAAGGCAGGCGAAATCATCGTTCGCCAGCGTGGCACCCACTTCCACCCGGGCGAGGGTGTTGGTCGCGGAGGCGACGACACGCTGTTCGCCCTGGAAGCAGGAGCAGTTGAATTCGGCAGCCGTCGCGGCCGCCGCGTCGTGAACATCGTGGCTGCTGCAGCCGCCGAGTAA
- a CDS encoding AAA family ATPase: MNRYGQGVIIGKFYPPHAGHRHLIARAAEQSDRLAVVVLGSRFESITLEDRVKWLTAEFGQGNVSVVGMPNDAPVDYSSAAMWKAHNESLRLALKMHGITSVDAVFSSEEYGWQLAGDFGAAHVPVDPSRVTHPVSGTLCRDDLAAAWPNIIEAARQDLAVRIIVVGAQSTGTTTLARALTAHYRSRYPELADVPEYGRQYTYEKFAAAQAASPGSALSDMIWTAADFAHIGERQNQLENDAAARCPLVIADTDVITTALFERVYIGEQSYGSYRAVEQLPRRDLYLVTDHDGVAFEDDGWREAGHPREEMTEWFKEELTTAGHSWILMSGDHAERLATATRITDLIIEDRFRFSSPPWATRTVLAGV; encoded by the coding sequence ATGAACCGCTATGGCCAGGGCGTCATCATCGGCAAGTTCTACCCGCCCCACGCCGGCCACCGGCACCTGATCGCCCGTGCAGCGGAGCAGTCGGACCGGCTGGCAGTGGTAGTGCTGGGCAGCCGGTTTGAAAGCATCACCTTGGAGGACCGGGTGAAGTGGCTTACCGCGGAATTCGGGCAGGGGAACGTCAGCGTCGTCGGCATGCCCAATGATGCCCCCGTGGACTATTCCTCGGCGGCCATGTGGAAGGCCCACAACGAGTCGCTCCGCCTGGCCCTGAAGATGCATGGCATCACCTCAGTGGACGCGGTCTTCAGCTCGGAGGAGTACGGCTGGCAGCTCGCCGGCGACTTCGGTGCGGCCCATGTGCCGGTGGATCCTTCCCGCGTGACCCACCCGGTCAGTGGCACTCTGTGCCGCGATGACCTTGCCGCGGCCTGGCCCAACATTATTGAAGCGGCCCGGCAGGATCTGGCCGTCCGGATCATTGTGGTGGGCGCACAGTCCACCGGCACCACCACCCTTGCCCGTGCCCTGACAGCGCACTACCGCTCCCGCTATCCGGAGCTTGCCGACGTTCCGGAATACGGCCGGCAGTACACCTACGAGAAGTTCGCTGCGGCGCAGGCTGCCAGTCCGGGGTCCGCGCTCTCCGACATGATCTGGACCGCCGCGGACTTTGCCCACATCGGTGAACGGCAGAATCAGCTGGAAAACGATGCAGCGGCCCGGTGCCCCCTGGTCATAGCCGACACCGACGTCATCACCACCGCACTCTTCGAACGCGTCTACATCGGTGAACAGAGCTACGGGTCCTACCGCGCCGTCGAGCAATTGCCCCGACGCGATCTCTACCTCGTTACGGACCACGACGGCGTTGCCTTCGAGGACGACGGGTGGCGGGAAGCCGGGCACCCCCGGGAAGAGATGACGGAGTGGTTCAAGGAAGAGCTCACCACGGCCGGACACTCATGGATCCTGATGTCGGGGGACCACGCCGAACGCCTGGCCACGGCCACCCGGATCACTGATCTGATCATCGAGGACCGGTTCCGCTTTTCGTCCCCGCCCTGGGCCACGCGCACGGTACTGGCAGGAGTCTGA